One Branchiostoma floridae strain S238N-H82 chromosome 15, Bfl_VNyyK, whole genome shotgun sequence DNA window includes the following coding sequences:
- the LOC118431800 gene encoding serine/arginine-rich splicing factor 11-like isoform X5 yields MTQTKVIQVTNVAPAATKEQMQTLFSFLGKIDEIKLYPEDISVPVTSKVCYVKYDDPTNCGVAQHLTNTVFIDRALIVVPCQDGIIPDEAKALQLAAPANAVAGMIPGGAAPAASALLPTPAPIANPLLAAAGVAGGEVLGATLADQDVLGSGMGDQLPPLPGNVDPSKIDEIRRTVYVGNLDSATVTAEQLLNFFQQVGEVKYVRMAGDETQPTRFAFVEFADQTSVAKALQYNGIMFGNRPLKINHSNNAIVKPQTQTPEAQRREIEEAMKRVRDAEALITAAIEPGTMTAATLQIPAIEKPTLRSSEISEKKDDKRRRSRSRSRSYSRRRRSRSRSPRRSRSRRSRSRSRHRRSRSRSPKRRSRSPRRRRSRSRERRSRSRSRRSPSKSPARRHSATAKGRRRSRTRTPPRSYRTTSRLSRSKSSCGCPQTRDAPSERMARSPRRRSRTPKRSPSKSPARRTSSSKHKKEKKKDKDKDRDRSGSRERDTTKSKKKKKDKDKDKDREREKDKEKHRGKSKEQEEEKKEAKVTRDYDEEEQGYDSEKEKVAKAPAPEAPVEQPAEAPPSSEEFGDSGSQGQADMDVDSD; encoded by the exons ATGACGCAAACGAAGGTGATCCAGGTGACGAACGTGGCGCCGGCCGCCACCAAGGAGCAGATGCAGACGTTGTTCAGTTTCCTGGGCAAGATTGACGAGATCAAACTGTACCCTGA GGATATCTCAGTGCCGGTGACTTCCAAGGTGTGTTACGTGAAATACGACGACCCGACAAACTGCGGCGTTGCACAGCACCTCACCAACACCGTGTTCATCGACAGGGCGCTGATCGTTGTCCCTTGTCAGGATG GCATCATTCCAGATGAAGCTAAGGCCCTTCAGTTGGCAGCACCAGCCAATGCGGTGGCTGGTATGATCCCTGGGGGGGCAGCACCTGCGGCCAGCGCCCTACTCCCCACCCCAGCACCTATAGCCAACCCACTTCTGGCAGCTGCAGGGGTAGCAGGAGGG GAAGTACTGGGGGCAACTCTGGCTGACCAG GACGTTCTCGGATCCGGTATGGGAGACCAG CTTCCACCCCTGCCTGGCAATGTGGACCCTTCCAAAATTGATGAGATCCGACGGACAGTCTATGTGGGCAACTTGGACTCCGCCACT GTTACCGCCGAGCAGCTCCTGAACTTCTTCCAGCAAGTGGGCGAGGTCAAGTACGTCCGCATGGCGGGGGACGAGACCCAGCCCACGCGCTTTGCGTTTGTCGAGTTCGCCGACCAGACGTCTGTGGCAAAGGCTTTGCAGTATAACGGCATCATGTTCGGGAACCGACCACTCAA GATTAACCATTCCAACAATGCTATCGTCAAGCCCCAGACTCAGACTCCCGAGGCACAGCGCCGGGAAATCGAGGAGGCCATGAAACGTGTCCGCGATGCGGAGGCTCTAATCACAGCCGCCATCGAGCCAG GAACTATGACGGCGGCCACGTTGCAAATCCCAGCCATAG AAAAGCCAACCTTACGGTCTTCAGAGATTTCAGAAAAGAAGGACGACAAGCGGCGCCGAAGCCGGTCCAGATCGCGATCCTACTCTCGGAGACGGCGCTCGAGGTCCAGGTCACCCCGAAG ATCCCGGTCCCGACGTTCACGCAGCCGTAGCCGACATCGACGGTCCAGGTCACGGTCCCCGAAGAGACGCTCTCGGTCCCCTCGCAGAAGGAGGTCTCGTTCCCGCGAACGAAGGTCACGCTCCCGATCCCG ACGGTCACCATCCAAATCACCCGCCAGACGACACTCGGCAACAGCCAA GGGTAGACGACGCTCCCGCACCCGTACCCCACCTCGTAGCTACCGCACCACCAGTCGATTATCCCGCAGCAAGAGCAG TTGTGGCTGTCCTCAGACACGGGACGCCCCATCTGAGAGGATGGCAAG GTCCCCAAGACGACGTTCGCGCACTCCCAAACGGTCGCCATCCAAATCCCCGGCAAGACGGACATCTTCCTCCAA GCataagaaggagaagaagaaggataAAGATAAAGATCGTGACCGCAGCGGTAGCCGGGAGCGAGACACCACCAAgagtaagaagaagaagaaggacaaAGACAAGGACAAGGATCGCGAGCGTGAGAAGGACAAGGAGAAACACAGAGGCAAGAGCAAGGAGCAAGAGGAGGAAAAGAAAGAGGCCAAG GTTACCCGTGACTATGACGAGGAAGAACAAGGCTACGACAGTGAGAAGGAGAAAGTGGCCAAAGCCCCCGCACCGGAGGCACCCGTGGAACAGCCCGCGGAAGCCCCGCCCTCCAGCGAGGAATTCGGAGACTCGGGTAGCCAGGGCCAGGCTGATATGGACGTGGATAGCGATTAA
- the LOC118431800 gene encoding serine/arginine-rich splicing factor 11-like isoform X11 produces MTQTKVIQVTNVAPAATKEQMQTLFSFLGKIDEIKLYPEDISVPVTSKVCYVKYDDPTNCGVAQHLTNTVFIDRALIVVPCQDGIIPDEAKALQLAAPANAVAGMIPGGAAPAASALLPTPAPIANPLLAAAGVAGGEVLGATLADQLPPLPGNVDPSKIDEIRRTVYVGNLDSATVTAEQLLNFFQQVGEVKYVRMAGDETQPTRFAFVEFADQTSVAKALQYNGIMFGNRPLKINHSNNAIVKPQTQTPEAQRREIEEAMKRVRDAEALITAAIEPGTMTAATLQIPAIEKPTLRSSEISEKKDDKRRRSRSRSRSYSRRRRSRSRSPRRSRSRRSRSRSRHRRSRSRSPKRRSRSPRRRRSRSRERRSRSRSRRSPSKSPARRHSATAKGRRRSRTRTPPRSYRTTSRLSRSKSSCGCPQTRDAPSERMARSPRRRSRTPKRSPSKSPARRTSSSKHKKEKKKDKDKDRDRSGSRERDTTKSKKKKKDKDKDKDREREKDKEKHRGKSKEQEEEKKEAKVTRDYDEEEQGYDSEKEKVAKAPAPEAPVEQPAEAPPSSEEFGDSGSQGQADMDVDSD; encoded by the exons ATGACGCAAACGAAGGTGATCCAGGTGACGAACGTGGCGCCGGCCGCCACCAAGGAGCAGATGCAGACGTTGTTCAGTTTCCTGGGCAAGATTGACGAGATCAAACTGTACCCTGA GGATATCTCAGTGCCGGTGACTTCCAAGGTGTGTTACGTGAAATACGACGACCCGACAAACTGCGGCGTTGCACAGCACCTCACCAACACCGTGTTCATCGACAGGGCGCTGATCGTTGTCCCTTGTCAGGATG GCATCATTCCAGATGAAGCTAAGGCCCTTCAGTTGGCAGCACCAGCCAATGCGGTGGCTGGTATGATCCCTGGGGGGGCAGCACCTGCGGCCAGCGCCCTACTCCCCACCCCAGCACCTATAGCCAACCCACTTCTGGCAGCTGCAGGGGTAGCAGGAGGG GAAGTACTGGGGGCAACTCTGGCTGACCAG CTTCCACCCCTGCCTGGCAATGTGGACCCTTCCAAAATTGATGAGATCCGACGGACAGTCTATGTGGGCAACTTGGACTCCGCCACT GTTACCGCCGAGCAGCTCCTGAACTTCTTCCAGCAAGTGGGCGAGGTCAAGTACGTCCGCATGGCGGGGGACGAGACCCAGCCCACGCGCTTTGCGTTTGTCGAGTTCGCCGACCAGACGTCTGTGGCAAAGGCTTTGCAGTATAACGGCATCATGTTCGGGAACCGACCACTCAA GATTAACCATTCCAACAATGCTATCGTCAAGCCCCAGACTCAGACTCCCGAGGCACAGCGCCGGGAAATCGAGGAGGCCATGAAACGTGTCCGCGATGCGGAGGCTCTAATCACAGCCGCCATCGAGCCAG GAACTATGACGGCGGCCACGTTGCAAATCCCAGCCATAG AAAAGCCAACCTTACGGTCTTCAGAGATTTCAGAAAAGAAGGACGACAAGCGGCGCCGAAGCCGGTCCAGATCGCGATCCTACTCTCGGAGACGGCGCTCGAGGTCCAGGTCACCCCGAAG ATCCCGGTCCCGACGTTCACGCAGCCGTAGCCGACATCGACGGTCCAGGTCACGGTCCCCGAAGAGACGCTCTCGGTCCCCTCGCAGAAGGAGGTCTCGTTCCCGCGAACGAAGGTCACGCTCCCGATCCCG ACGGTCACCATCCAAATCACCCGCCAGACGACACTCGGCAACAGCCAA GGGTAGACGACGCTCCCGCACCCGTACCCCACCTCGTAGCTACCGCACCACCAGTCGATTATCCCGCAGCAAGAGCAG TTGTGGCTGTCCTCAGACACGGGACGCCCCATCTGAGAGGATGGCAAG GTCCCCAAGACGACGTTCGCGCACTCCCAAACGGTCGCCATCCAAATCCCCGGCAAGACGGACATCTTCCTCCAA GCataagaaggagaagaagaaggataAAGATAAAGATCGTGACCGCAGCGGTAGCCGGGAGCGAGACACCACCAAgagtaagaagaagaagaaggacaaAGACAAGGACAAGGATCGCGAGCGTGAGAAGGACAAGGAGAAACACAGAGGCAAGAGCAAGGAGCAAGAGGAGGAAAAGAAAGAGGCCAAG GTTACCCGTGACTATGACGAGGAAGAACAAGGCTACGACAGTGAGAAGGAGAAAGTGGCCAAAGCCCCCGCACCGGAGGCACCCGTGGAACAGCCCGCGGAAGCCCCGCCCTCCAGCGAGGAATTCGGAGACTCGGGTAGCCAGGGCCAGGCTGATATGGACGTGGATAGCGATTAA
- the LOC118431800 gene encoding serine/arginine-rich splicing factor 11-like isoform X6, with translation MTQTKVIQVTNVAPAATKEQMQTLFSFLGKIDEIKLYPEDISVPVTSKVCYVKYDDPTNCGVAQHLTNTVFIDRALIVVPCQDGIIPDEAKALQLAAPANAVAGMIPGGAAPAASALLPTPAPIANPLLAAAGVAGGEVLGATLADQDILGAFFPESVSKDVLGSGMGDQLPPLPGNVDPSKIDEIRRTVYVGNLDSATVTAEQLLNFFQQVGEVKYVRMAGDETQPTRFAFVEFADQTSVAKALQYNGIMFGNRPLKVNYSNIALNKPVALTNPHVAQIDAVLNQVREAQSHISSALNAEKPTLRSSEISEKKDDKRRRSRSRSRSYSRRRRSRSRSPRRSRSRRSRSRSRHRRSRSRSPKRRSRSPRRRRSRSRERRSRSRSRRSPSKSPARRHSATAKGRRRSRTRTPPRSYRTTSRLSRSKSSCGCPQTRDAPSERMARSPRRRSRTPKRSPSKSPARRTSSSKHKKEKKKDKDKDRDRSGSRERDTTKSKKKKKDKDKDKDREREKDKEKHRGKSKEQEEEKKEAKVTRDYDEEEQGYDSEKEKVAKAPAPEAPVEQPAEAPPSSEEFGDSGSQGQADMDVDSD, from the exons ATGACGCAAACGAAGGTGATCCAGGTGACGAACGTGGCGCCGGCCGCCACCAAGGAGCAGATGCAGACGTTGTTCAGTTTCCTGGGCAAGATTGACGAGATCAAACTGTACCCTGA GGATATCTCAGTGCCGGTGACTTCCAAGGTGTGTTACGTGAAATACGACGACCCGACAAACTGCGGCGTTGCACAGCACCTCACCAACACCGTGTTCATCGACAGGGCGCTGATCGTTGTCCCTTGTCAGGATG GCATCATTCCAGATGAAGCTAAGGCCCTTCAGTTGGCAGCACCAGCCAATGCGGTGGCTGGTATGATCCCTGGGGGGGCAGCACCTGCGGCCAGCGCCCTACTCCCCACCCCAGCACCTATAGCCAACCCACTTCTGGCAGCTGCAGGGGTAGCAGGAGGG GAAGTACTGGGGGCAACTCTGGCTGACCAG GACATACTTGGAGCATTTTTTCCTGAAAGTGTGAGCAAG GACGTTCTCGGATCCGGTATGGGAGACCAG CTTCCACCCCTGCCTGGCAATGTGGACCCTTCCAAAATTGATGAGATCCGACGGACAGTCTATGTGGGCAACTTGGACTCCGCCACT GTTACCGCCGAGCAGCTCCTGAACTTCTTCCAGCAAGTGGGCGAGGTCAAGTACGTCCGCATGGCGGGGGACGAGACCCAGCCCACGCGCTTTGCGTTTGTCGAGTTCGCCGACCAGACGTCTGTGGCAAAGGCTTTGCAGTATAACGGCATCATGTTCGGGAACCGACCACTCAA GGTTAATTACTCCAACATCGCCCTAAACAAACCTGTGGCCCTGACCAACCCCCACGTGGCCCAGATTGACGCCGTCTTGAACCAAGTGCGAGAAGCACAGAGTCATATCTCGTCCGCCCTCAATGCAG AAAAGCCAACCTTACGGTCTTCAGAGATTTCAGAAAAGAAGGACGACAAGCGGCGCCGAAGCCGGTCCAGATCGCGATCCTACTCTCGGAGACGGCGCTCGAGGTCCAGGTCACCCCGAAG ATCCCGGTCCCGACGTTCACGCAGCCGTAGCCGACATCGACGGTCCAGGTCACGGTCCCCGAAGAGACGCTCTCGGTCCCCTCGCAGAAGGAGGTCTCGTTCCCGCGAACGAAGGTCACGCTCCCGATCCCG ACGGTCACCATCCAAATCACCCGCCAGACGACACTCGGCAACAGCCAA GGGTAGACGACGCTCCCGCACCCGTACCCCACCTCGTAGCTACCGCACCACCAGTCGATTATCCCGCAGCAAGAGCAG TTGTGGCTGTCCTCAGACACGGGACGCCCCATCTGAGAGGATGGCAAG GTCCCCAAGACGACGTTCGCGCACTCCCAAACGGTCGCCATCCAAATCCCCGGCAAGACGGACATCTTCCTCCAA GCataagaaggagaagaagaaggataAAGATAAAGATCGTGACCGCAGCGGTAGCCGGGAGCGAGACACCACCAAgagtaagaagaagaagaaggacaaAGACAAGGACAAGGATCGCGAGCGTGAGAAGGACAAGGAGAAACACAGAGGCAAGAGCAAGGAGCAAGAGGAGGAAAAGAAAGAGGCCAAG GTTACCCGTGACTATGACGAGGAAGAACAAGGCTACGACAGTGAGAAGGAGAAAGTGGCCAAAGCCCCCGCACCGGAGGCACCCGTGGAACAGCCCGCGGAAGCCCCGCCCTCCAGCGAGGAATTCGGAGACTCGGGTAGCCAGGGCCAGGCTGATATGGACGTGGATAGCGATTAA
- the LOC118431800 gene encoding serine/arginine-rich splicing factor 11-like isoform X2: MTQTKVIQVTNVAPAATKEQMQTLFSFLGKIDEIKLYPEDISVPVTSKVCYVKYDDPTNCGVAQHLTNTVFIDRALIVVPCQDGIIPDEAKALQLAAPANAVAGMIPGGAAPAASALLPTPAPIANPLLAAAGVAGGEVLGATLADQDILGAFFPESVSKDVLGSGMGDQLPPLPGNVDPSKIDEIRRTVYVGNLDSATVTAEQLLNFFQQVGEVKYVRMAGDETQPTRFAFVEFADQTSVAKALQYNGIMFGNRPLKVNYSNIALNKPVALTNPHVAQIDAVLNQVREAQSHISSALNAGTMTAATLQIPAIEKPTLRSSEISEKKDDKRRRSRSRSRSYSRRRRSRSRSPRRSRSRRSRSRSRHRRSRSRSPKRRSRSPRRRRSRSRERRSRSRSRRSPSKSPARRHSATAKGRRRSRTRTPPRSYRTTSRLSRSKSSCGCPQTRDAPSERMARSPRRRSRTPKRSPSKSPARRTSSSKHKKEKKKDKDKDRDRSGSRERDTTKSKKKKKDKDKDKDREREKDKEKHRGKSKEQEEEKKEAKVTRDYDEEEQGYDSEKEKVAKAPAPEAPVEQPAEAPPSSEEFGDSGSQGQADMDVDSD, from the exons ATGACGCAAACGAAGGTGATCCAGGTGACGAACGTGGCGCCGGCCGCCACCAAGGAGCAGATGCAGACGTTGTTCAGTTTCCTGGGCAAGATTGACGAGATCAAACTGTACCCTGA GGATATCTCAGTGCCGGTGACTTCCAAGGTGTGTTACGTGAAATACGACGACCCGACAAACTGCGGCGTTGCACAGCACCTCACCAACACCGTGTTCATCGACAGGGCGCTGATCGTTGTCCCTTGTCAGGATG GCATCATTCCAGATGAAGCTAAGGCCCTTCAGTTGGCAGCACCAGCCAATGCGGTGGCTGGTATGATCCCTGGGGGGGCAGCACCTGCGGCCAGCGCCCTACTCCCCACCCCAGCACCTATAGCCAACCCACTTCTGGCAGCTGCAGGGGTAGCAGGAGGG GAAGTACTGGGGGCAACTCTGGCTGACCAG GACATACTTGGAGCATTTTTTCCTGAAAGTGTGAGCAAG GACGTTCTCGGATCCGGTATGGGAGACCAG CTTCCACCCCTGCCTGGCAATGTGGACCCTTCCAAAATTGATGAGATCCGACGGACAGTCTATGTGGGCAACTTGGACTCCGCCACT GTTACCGCCGAGCAGCTCCTGAACTTCTTCCAGCAAGTGGGCGAGGTCAAGTACGTCCGCATGGCGGGGGACGAGACCCAGCCCACGCGCTTTGCGTTTGTCGAGTTCGCCGACCAGACGTCTGTGGCAAAGGCTTTGCAGTATAACGGCATCATGTTCGGGAACCGACCACTCAA GGTTAATTACTCCAACATCGCCCTAAACAAACCTGTGGCCCTGACCAACCCCCACGTGGCCCAGATTGACGCCGTCTTGAACCAAGTGCGAGAAGCACAGAGTCATATCTCGTCCGCCCTCAATGCAG GAACTATGACGGCGGCCACGTTGCAAATCCCAGCCATAG AAAAGCCAACCTTACGGTCTTCAGAGATTTCAGAAAAGAAGGACGACAAGCGGCGCCGAAGCCGGTCCAGATCGCGATCCTACTCTCGGAGACGGCGCTCGAGGTCCAGGTCACCCCGAAG ATCCCGGTCCCGACGTTCACGCAGCCGTAGCCGACATCGACGGTCCAGGTCACGGTCCCCGAAGAGACGCTCTCGGTCCCCTCGCAGAAGGAGGTCTCGTTCCCGCGAACGAAGGTCACGCTCCCGATCCCG ACGGTCACCATCCAAATCACCCGCCAGACGACACTCGGCAACAGCCAA GGGTAGACGACGCTCCCGCACCCGTACCCCACCTCGTAGCTACCGCACCACCAGTCGATTATCCCGCAGCAAGAGCAG TTGTGGCTGTCCTCAGACACGGGACGCCCCATCTGAGAGGATGGCAAG GTCCCCAAGACGACGTTCGCGCACTCCCAAACGGTCGCCATCCAAATCCCCGGCAAGACGGACATCTTCCTCCAA GCataagaaggagaagaagaaggataAAGATAAAGATCGTGACCGCAGCGGTAGCCGGGAGCGAGACACCACCAAgagtaagaagaagaagaaggacaaAGACAAGGACAAGGATCGCGAGCGTGAGAAGGACAAGGAGAAACACAGAGGCAAGAGCAAGGAGCAAGAGGAGGAAAAGAAAGAGGCCAAG GTTACCCGTGACTATGACGAGGAAGAACAAGGCTACGACAGTGAGAAGGAGAAAGTGGCCAAAGCCCCCGCACCGGAGGCACCCGTGGAACAGCCCGCGGAAGCCCCGCCCTCCAGCGAGGAATTCGGAGACTCGGGTAGCCAGGGCCAGGCTGATATGGACGTGGATAGCGATTAA
- the LOC118431800 gene encoding serine/arginine-rich splicing factor 11-like isoform X4 codes for MTQTKVIQVTNVAPAATKEQMQTLFSFLGKIDEIKLYPEDISVPVTSKVCYVKYDDPTNCGVAQHLTNTVFIDRALIVVPCQDGIIPDEAKALQLAAPANAVAGMIPGGAAPAASALLPTPAPIANPLLAAAGVAGGEVLGATLADQDILGAFFPESVSKDVLGSGMGDQLPPLPGNVDPSKIDEIRRTVYVGNLDSATVTAEQLLNFFQQVGEVKYVRMAGDETQPTRFAFVEFADQTSVAKALQYNGIMFGNRPLKINHSNNAIVKPQTQTPEAQRREIEEAMKRVRDAEALITAAIEPEKPTLRSSEISEKKDDKRRRSRSRSRSYSRRRRSRSRSPRRSRSRRSRSRSRHRRSRSRSPKRRSRSPRRRRSRSRERRSRSRSRRSPSKSPARRHSATAKGRRRSRTRTPPRSYRTTSRLSRSKSSCGCPQTRDAPSERMARSPRRRSRTPKRSPSKSPARRTSSSKHKKEKKKDKDKDRDRSGSRERDTTKSKKKKKDKDKDKDREREKDKEKHRGKSKEQEEEKKEAKVTRDYDEEEQGYDSEKEKVAKAPAPEAPVEQPAEAPPSSEEFGDSGSQGQADMDVDSD; via the exons ATGACGCAAACGAAGGTGATCCAGGTGACGAACGTGGCGCCGGCCGCCACCAAGGAGCAGATGCAGACGTTGTTCAGTTTCCTGGGCAAGATTGACGAGATCAAACTGTACCCTGA GGATATCTCAGTGCCGGTGACTTCCAAGGTGTGTTACGTGAAATACGACGACCCGACAAACTGCGGCGTTGCACAGCACCTCACCAACACCGTGTTCATCGACAGGGCGCTGATCGTTGTCCCTTGTCAGGATG GCATCATTCCAGATGAAGCTAAGGCCCTTCAGTTGGCAGCACCAGCCAATGCGGTGGCTGGTATGATCCCTGGGGGGGCAGCACCTGCGGCCAGCGCCCTACTCCCCACCCCAGCACCTATAGCCAACCCACTTCTGGCAGCTGCAGGGGTAGCAGGAGGG GAAGTACTGGGGGCAACTCTGGCTGACCAG GACATACTTGGAGCATTTTTTCCTGAAAGTGTGAGCAAG GACGTTCTCGGATCCGGTATGGGAGACCAG CTTCCACCCCTGCCTGGCAATGTGGACCCTTCCAAAATTGATGAGATCCGACGGACAGTCTATGTGGGCAACTTGGACTCCGCCACT GTTACCGCCGAGCAGCTCCTGAACTTCTTCCAGCAAGTGGGCGAGGTCAAGTACGTCCGCATGGCGGGGGACGAGACCCAGCCCACGCGCTTTGCGTTTGTCGAGTTCGCCGACCAGACGTCTGTGGCAAAGGCTTTGCAGTATAACGGCATCATGTTCGGGAACCGACCACTCAA GATTAACCATTCCAACAATGCTATCGTCAAGCCCCAGACTCAGACTCCCGAGGCACAGCGCCGGGAAATCGAGGAGGCCATGAAACGTGTCCGCGATGCGGAGGCTCTAATCACAGCCGCCATCGAGCCAG AAAAGCCAACCTTACGGTCTTCAGAGATTTCAGAAAAGAAGGACGACAAGCGGCGCCGAAGCCGGTCCAGATCGCGATCCTACTCTCGGAGACGGCGCTCGAGGTCCAGGTCACCCCGAAG ATCCCGGTCCCGACGTTCACGCAGCCGTAGCCGACATCGACGGTCCAGGTCACGGTCCCCGAAGAGACGCTCTCGGTCCCCTCGCAGAAGGAGGTCTCGTTCCCGCGAACGAAGGTCACGCTCCCGATCCCG ACGGTCACCATCCAAATCACCCGCCAGACGACACTCGGCAACAGCCAA GGGTAGACGACGCTCCCGCACCCGTACCCCACCTCGTAGCTACCGCACCACCAGTCGATTATCCCGCAGCAAGAGCAG TTGTGGCTGTCCTCAGACACGGGACGCCCCATCTGAGAGGATGGCAAG GTCCCCAAGACGACGTTCGCGCACTCCCAAACGGTCGCCATCCAAATCCCCGGCAAGACGGACATCTTCCTCCAA GCataagaaggagaagaagaaggataAAGATAAAGATCGTGACCGCAGCGGTAGCCGGGAGCGAGACACCACCAAgagtaagaagaagaagaaggacaaAGACAAGGACAAGGATCGCGAGCGTGAGAAGGACAAGGAGAAACACAGAGGCAAGAGCAAGGAGCAAGAGGAGGAAAAGAAAGAGGCCAAG GTTACCCGTGACTATGACGAGGAAGAACAAGGCTACGACAGTGAGAAGGAGAAAGTGGCCAAAGCCCCCGCACCGGAGGCACCCGTGGAACAGCCCGCGGAAGCCCCGCCCTCCAGCGAGGAATTCGGAGACTCGGGTAGCCAGGGCCAGGCTGATATGGACGTGGATAGCGATTAA
- the LOC118431800 gene encoding serine/arginine-rich splicing factor 11-like isoform X8, with the protein MTQTKVIQVTNVAPAATKEQMQTLFSFLGKIDEIKLYPEDISVPVTSKVCYVKYDDPTNCGVAQHLTNTVFIDRALIVVPCQDGIIPDEAKALQLAAPANAVAGMIPGGAAPAASALLPTPAPIANPLLAAAGVAGGEVLGATLADQDILGAFFPESVSKDVLGSGMGDQLPPLPGNVDPSKIDEIRRTVYVGNLDSATVTAEQLLNFFQQVGEVKYVRMAGDETQPTRFAFVEFADQTSVAKALQYNGIMFGNRPLKINHSNNAIVKPQTQTPEAQRREIEEAMKRVRDAEALITAAIEPGTMTAATLQIPAIEKPTLRSSEISEKKDDKRRRSRSRSRSYSRRRRSRSRSPRRSRSRRSRSRSRHRRSRSRSPKRRSRSPRRRRSRSRERRSRSRSRGRRRSRTRTPPRSYRTTSRLSRSKSSCGCPQTRDAPSERMARSPRRRSRTPKRSPSKSPARRTSSSKHKKEKKKDKDKDRDRSGSRERDTTKSKKKKKDKDKDKDREREKDKEKHRGKSKEQEEEKKEAKVTRDYDEEEQGYDSEKEKVAKAPAPEAPVEQPAEAPPSSEEFGDSGSQGQADMDVDSD; encoded by the exons ATGACGCAAACGAAGGTGATCCAGGTGACGAACGTGGCGCCGGCCGCCACCAAGGAGCAGATGCAGACGTTGTTCAGTTTCCTGGGCAAGATTGACGAGATCAAACTGTACCCTGA GGATATCTCAGTGCCGGTGACTTCCAAGGTGTGTTACGTGAAATACGACGACCCGACAAACTGCGGCGTTGCACAGCACCTCACCAACACCGTGTTCATCGACAGGGCGCTGATCGTTGTCCCTTGTCAGGATG GCATCATTCCAGATGAAGCTAAGGCCCTTCAGTTGGCAGCACCAGCCAATGCGGTGGCTGGTATGATCCCTGGGGGGGCAGCACCTGCGGCCAGCGCCCTACTCCCCACCCCAGCACCTATAGCCAACCCACTTCTGGCAGCTGCAGGGGTAGCAGGAGGG GAAGTACTGGGGGCAACTCTGGCTGACCAG GACATACTTGGAGCATTTTTTCCTGAAAGTGTGAGCAAG GACGTTCTCGGATCCGGTATGGGAGACCAG CTTCCACCCCTGCCTGGCAATGTGGACCCTTCCAAAATTGATGAGATCCGACGGACAGTCTATGTGGGCAACTTGGACTCCGCCACT GTTACCGCCGAGCAGCTCCTGAACTTCTTCCAGCAAGTGGGCGAGGTCAAGTACGTCCGCATGGCGGGGGACGAGACCCAGCCCACGCGCTTTGCGTTTGTCGAGTTCGCCGACCAGACGTCTGTGGCAAAGGCTTTGCAGTATAACGGCATCATGTTCGGGAACCGACCACTCAA GATTAACCATTCCAACAATGCTATCGTCAAGCCCCAGACTCAGACTCCCGAGGCACAGCGCCGGGAAATCGAGGAGGCCATGAAACGTGTCCGCGATGCGGAGGCTCTAATCACAGCCGCCATCGAGCCAG GAACTATGACGGCGGCCACGTTGCAAATCCCAGCCATAG AAAAGCCAACCTTACGGTCTTCAGAGATTTCAGAAAAGAAGGACGACAAGCGGCGCCGAAGCCGGTCCAGATCGCGATCCTACTCTCGGAGACGGCGCTCGAGGTCCAGGTCACCCCGAAG ATCCCGGTCCCGACGTTCACGCAGCCGTAGCCGACATCGACGGTCCAGGTCACGGTCCCCGAAGAGACGCTCTCGGTCCCCTCGCAGAAGGAGGTCTCGTTCCCGCGAACGAAGGTCACGCTCCCGATCCCG GGGTAGACGACGCTCCCGCACCCGTACCCCACCTCGTAGCTACCGCACCACCAGTCGATTATCCCGCAGCAAGAGCAG TTGTGGCTGTCCTCAGACACGGGACGCCCCATCTGAGAGGATGGCAAG GTCCCCAAGACGACGTTCGCGCACTCCCAAACGGTCGCCATCCAAATCCCCGGCAAGACGGACATCTTCCTCCAA GCataagaaggagaagaagaaggataAAGATAAAGATCGTGACCGCAGCGGTAGCCGGGAGCGAGACACCACCAAgagtaagaagaagaagaaggacaaAGACAAGGACAAGGATCGCGAGCGTGAGAAGGACAAGGAGAAACACAGAGGCAAGAGCAAGGAGCAAGAGGAGGAAAAGAAAGAGGCCAAG GTTACCCGTGACTATGACGAGGAAGAACAAGGCTACGACAGTGAGAAGGAGAAAGTGGCCAAAGCCCCCGCACCGGAGGCACCCGTGGAACAGCCCGCGGAAGCCCCGCCCTCCAGCGAGGAATTCGGAGACTCGGGTAGCCAGGGCCAGGCTGATATGGACGTGGATAGCGATTAA